In a genomic window of Vulpes vulpes isolate BD-2025 chromosome 6, VulVul3, whole genome shotgun sequence:
- the NPC2 gene encoding NPC intracellular cholesterol transporter 2 isoform X2, whose product MRLLVAAFLLLALGASALAEPVHFKDCSAVGVIKELNVNPCPTQPCKLHKGQSYSVNVTFTSNIPSQSSKAVVHGIVLGVAVPFPIPEADGCKSGINCPIQKDKTYSYLNKLPVKNEYPSIKLVVQWMLLGDNNQHLFCWEIPVQIEG is encoded by the exons ATGCGTCTCTTGGTGGCCGCGTTCCTGCTCCTGGCGCTCGGCGCCTCGGCCCTGGCGGAGCCGGTGCATTTCAAGGACT gtTCTGCAGTTGGAGTTATAAAAGAACTGAATGTGAACCCATGCCCTACCCAGCCTTGCAAACTGCACAAAGGCCAATCTTACAGTGTCAATGTCACCTTCACCAGTA ataTTCCATCTCAAAGTAGCAAAGCCGTGGTGCATGGCATCGTGTTGGGCGTCGCAGTTCCCTTTCCCATTCCTGAGGCTGATGGTTGTAAGAGTGGAATCAACTGCCCCATCCAGAAAGATAAGACCTACAGCTACCTGAACAAACTGCCAGTGAAGAACGAATACCCCTCT ATAAAACTGGTGGTGCAGTGGATGCTTCTGGGCGACAACAACCAGCATCTCTTCTGCTGGGAAATCCCAGTTCAGATTGAAGGCTAG
- the ISCA2 gene encoding iron-sulfur cluster assembly 2 homolog, mitochondrial: MAAVGGLSVTVAALRAVTPWARGRLLAASRGPQARRETSSSSPEAGEGQIHLTNSCVQRLLEITEGSEFLRLEVEGGGCSGFQYKFSLDTVINPDDRVFEQGGAKVVVDSDSFAFVKGAQVDFSQELIRSSFQVLNNPQAQQGCSCGSSFSIKL, translated from the exons ATGGCGGCCGTCGGCGGGTTGTCTGTAACGGTGGCTGCGTTAAGGGCGGTCACTCCGTGGGCAAGGGGCAG GCTCCTCGCGGCCTCTCGCGGACCTCAGGCTCGTCGGGAAACGTCGTCCTCCAGCCCCGAGGCCGGCGAAGGGCAGATCCACCTCACTAACAGCTGCGTCCAG agGCTTCTGGAAATCACCGAAGGGTCAGAATTCCTCAGGCTGGAAGTGGAGGGAGGTGGATGCTCCGGATTCCAATACAAATTTTCACTGGATACAGTTATCAACCCCGACGACAG GGTATTTGAACAGGGTGGGGCAAAAGTGGTGGTTGACTCTGATAGCTTCGCCTTCGTGAAAGGGGCCCAGGTGGACTTCAGCCAAGAACTGATCCGAAGCTCGTTTCAAGTGTTGAACAATCCTCAAGCACAGCAAGGCTGCTCCTGTGGATCATCCTTCTCTATCAAACTTTGA
- the NPC2 gene encoding NPC intracellular cholesterol transporter 2 isoform X1 — MRLLVAAFLLLALGASALAEPVHFKDCGSAVGVIKELNVNPCPTQPCKLHKGQSYSVNVTFTSNIPSQSSKAVVHGIVLGVAVPFPIPEADGCKSGINCPIQKDKTYSYLNKLPVKNEYPSIKLVVQWMLLGDNNQHLFCWEIPVQIEG; from the exons ATGCGTCTCTTGGTGGCCGCGTTCCTGCTCCTGGCGCTCGGCGCCTCGGCCCTGGCGGAGCCGGTGCATTTCAAGGACTGTG gtTCTGCAGTTGGAGTTATAAAAGAACTGAATGTGAACCCATGCCCTACCCAGCCTTGCAAACTGCACAAAGGCCAATCTTACAGTGTCAATGTCACCTTCACCAGTA ataTTCCATCTCAAAGTAGCAAAGCCGTGGTGCATGGCATCGTGTTGGGCGTCGCAGTTCCCTTTCCCATTCCTGAGGCTGATGGTTGTAAGAGTGGAATCAACTGCCCCATCCAGAAAGATAAGACCTACAGCTACCTGAACAAACTGCCAGTGAAGAACGAATACCCCTCT ATAAAACTGGTGGTGCAGTGGATGCTTCTGGGCGACAACAACCAGCATCTCTTCTGCTGGGAAATCCCAGTTCAGATTGAAGGCTAG